The Apis cerana isolate GH-2021 linkage group LG2, AcerK_1.0, whole genome shotgun sequence genomic sequence aataataataataatataataatataataataatataaataataataatatataaataatagttataaataattggcaCGCGATAAATCGTCAGCCGATTCTGGGGGCAGTCTATTTCGCtcagagaaaagaaattaataaattattaaataaatataatttgatacaataatttaatagttataaataattaatctatataaacgtaaaaatagattaaatatgtttaatataactatttaaatatctatatatatattaatattgttgacTGGtcaatgaaaacaaataaaatgtatgGATTTaactgaatgaatatatttaattacgtaATTGCGCGTATCtgtttacgaaatatttatgtgtatcgaagaaaaacaaatagataCCAACTATGAAATAGTGGATTGCTGGTAACattcaatgataaaattacaaataaaatttcagtgagCTTTAAACAttctataacatatatttatataaatatttaaatatatataaacacaatttaataattaaacacacatatatttatttaccgaAAGAGGATgcggaataaaaattgtaaaaatgacCGTCTCGTAAAGTCTCGCATCTGATATTTCCCTCGAGTGCTCGATCGCAGCTTTGCGAGAAGTGGGCGGCCAGTGACTCCCAAGATTTTGATTCCGCGAGCGAACGACGATTAATCGACGAGGAATCGACGAAACTGGAATTTGGAATGTTTTTTCGTAGCTCGAGTCTCGAGACGAGGAGAGGTAACGACATGCGGGGGAGAAGTGGAATGGAAGGAGAGAATGGAAAGAACGGAAAGTTTTATTCGATGGCGGCGAGAAAAATGGAACGTAACACGAAGCCACTTGTTCGCCACCTTTGTTTCCATCCGCTTCTCCCGCCGGACCGTCCCCAGGCCCATTCTCTTCCCCCTCCGTTTCTCCTTTCAAACTTTTCCCCgccctctccttctcctctccctcctcctcctcctcctcctcctcctccgtcgccgccgccgcctccccctctcctcgaaaattcgatcgagaatcGGATCTAAGATTATCGTTTTCCCGCACGATCTATCGGCGTGGATGATGCACCGCCAGTATACTTTCCCTTatcaatcgataaaattcttttgaacGCTGCACGGAATAAAACGAATAGACATATGCTACCGTACGCTATTTGTATCAACGGGGTAAAAGTATCGGTCGGGGAATTTGGCCGACGGAAGCTTTATTTCCGTGAAAAGTTTGCAGCGAGGTGCCTATATGCCGTCGGGTATACACCTCATTCAGAGCGAGATTTAATTCACAGTAACGGAGGAGTACATGCATAAGGTGTACGAAGGTGAAAATCGTTGCGTAGAAAAAGCGTGCGCCAGACGGCGATAGCCGGGACGACTGCGTGTGTCCCTTTCAGCTAACTGGCCGTTGGATGGCGAGAAAAACGAGGGATAGAGCGaggtaaagagagagagagagagagagagcggaaGGAACACGTATACGGATTTAGCGGAAAGAATTCAGAGCTTGTCAGCTTTTCAATCGGTCACGTTGTTCGCTGTCGCGTTACAACGTCAAAATATTGTTTCGGACACACGCCCGCTTTGTCGAAACATCGGTGGCGTGCCGCGACTCCGAAAATAATGCGTTCGTTCGCTCGCTCGTTCGTTCCATCGTAACTCGCGTTTCCTTTTGTTTCGGAAACATTTAGCCGATCGCGGACCGACGAGTTACCACGTCGCTCGTAAATAATCTCTTTCGCCGAGTGAAAATTCATCTCATCTCCCTTCgtgttttttgaaattttctcacGAAAAATCgcggaagagaaaaaaatatatatattaaacgcgATCTGCGctcctctctttttcaccCTCCTCCcactctcctccccctctttcttcttttccctttgAAAAAGCTTTTCGTTTCGCACTTTCTTGTTTGCCTTTTCATTAGAATCCCCcacagccagccagccagtcAGCCAGTCAACCAgtcagccagccagccagccaacCAGTTCCCTACCAATTACGTCGACACCGTTCTCCCGTCGAAAATTCGACGGTTCGATCGCCAGCCGGAAAACCAGCCGTGTTGTTCCTCGACCGTTCGAAACACAACCAACAACGCGACCGTGTATACCCAAAAATCCTgggatgaaaaaagaagagagagagagagaagagagtaCTCTACACTTGTAGGCCAACTTGGATTTCGGACGAGTCGGACAGTCATCGATGCCTTACCATTGCCACGATACATTTCCAATAGAAATCCAATAGGCTCGTGACTCGTGTTCCCTCGATATACCGAGGAAACGAGACGGATTTCTGTTTCACgtgcgtatatatattaccGTGCGATCTCGTTTCGCGGGGATCCAAAGCCGAATAGTTTTCGTATTTCGCGCGAAAaagttcgatcgaatttttaatcgcgAGAAAGAAGATGGAatcgagggaggggagagagacgattcaattttattcgcgAGGTAAGTAGATAGGTAGGTAGATCGCGATTAATAAGGCGGTGAGAAATTTCGAACTCGTTCATCGCACGGCCGTCATCGATCGATTCTGGTGGCGTACGGTGTGTTGGTAAAGGGATCGGGACCGGGCACGTGCCCTCCAGATGCCTCCGGACCTATCTCTGCGGGAGAGAAAAATGCACGTCTGcttgttgataaatattatcatagtCTACCGTACACCAGCACGGAGGGGAtagtggaaaaataaaacggcGCTCCCCTTCCTCCTATATTTTCACACGCTCTCTTGGACGGATCACGCGCGACCGTATACACTATTTTGGAATCCGATCGATACGATGTAAAATTAGCGGTATAAACGGTTTacgattattctatataaagacGAATCGCAAGACGAAGGCAAGGAAGGCATCAACAGGTAGCCAAGGGGGAAGGAGACGAAGTGGTCATCttgattaaagatattttttcttcccctcccccttttttcctcctcttctcgaaCGCATCGAtgcaaagagaaaggaaaacgagggaagaaaaaagcaaGCTGCTACTCGCGTTGAAACGAGTATAGAGTGGTATAGGAATAACGCACACATGTCGtgaagggagggggaaaggacAGTGGAGCGCGCGCCGCGCCGCGGCGCGTCCCGACACTCGGCGAGGCGACGCGCACGAAGACAGAGAGAGCGGCGTGGCGGAGCGAGCCGGCGGAAAAGCGAGCCGTTCCTTCGGTTCAGTCGCAGTCACGAAGCGGCGCCGAGCACCACCACTCGGccgcctctttctctttcgcgctcgcgcgcgcgcgtctATAATTAAACATCGGTGGAGGAGCAAAAGTGTCGGGGACGAAGGAGAGCGCGCGTTCCTCCTCTTTGTCCGTTCCCTTTTtttcatcctcctcctccgccgcTGAACCGAACGATGAATTTTTCTCGTGAACCGCCGACTCCGACTCGACGCGTTCCGCCGCTTCTTCGCTTCTCGGCTATAATTAACAACTACGTTTCCTTCTAACGCGTTCAGTTCTTCTCGTCTCGCGATCATGCCGAACGCGTGCCCCTCCGACCGACCTCTCCACTCGAGAAACGTTCTTCGTACCGAGACGCGGTGGTGAGACGTCGACCGACAGATGGATCGTGGCCGTCGTTAGAGGATAGCGCGAATACCGTTCGCCCTTCTCGAACCTTGACCGTGAGTCTCCTCTCCCGATTCTCGCGTTTAAACgcgtttctatttttatccgGTCGGTACGCGTAGACGGGCGCGCGAGGTCGCGTCGATCCTCGAAAGTGTAAAAGCACGGtaacgaaaggaaaaagaaaaagtgaagTTTCGTTTGTTCGTATTTTTAGTGTTGTTCGTTTTTCTCGGTTTATTAGTTTTTGGTGAATCAAGTTTGATCaacgaagaggaggaggaggaggaagaaacatCGAGGATCCCGGCTTCGAGAGTTGGATAGCGGATTCGCTCGCGATGCGCGAGTgacgagaagaagagaggagagcGGGGATACACCGGCGAGGAACCGAGCTGCGGAGAAACgacgagaagagagagagaggacgatTCGAAACGACCGATGAGATGACAGTGTTGTGCGCGTTGTGGGCGACATTGTCCACCGTGGCATCGATCCTCGCCTGTTCCGGATTTTACCTGCCTTATTGGATTCAGGTGAGGGAggattttccttccttttcgttCCTCACAGAGGCTACGGGCGGATCACGgatcgacgatcgatcgatcgatcgttgccCGAAAATTGATCGCCCTGCCACCATCGATCGATTGGCGAACGGTGGAACGCTggccttctttctctcctccctttGAAATTTACGCGCGCGGATCGAAATCGAATACGCATACGTGTCTTGATACGACGACTTCGTCGTCGTCTTGAATGCATCGTTGAGTCGGCGATATTAATTGCGACGCGCGATCGATCGGCCCACGTATCGTTTCCATCGAGTTTCGCGCATCGAGCACATTCGTTGCATTAATAAACAGTGATCGGATGGATGGATTTTCGTAACGCGGCGTGTAAagagaaacaataatatttcgcATTTGCGTCAAACTCCGTGAAACGCTTCGCCTTTTTTCACTTCGCTTCGACAAAGGAATTCGACCGAACATCGTTGCCAAATATAATACACCCGCTAAGGAGATATCATATACAAGGTTATATCGTGCTTTCTCGCGATTGGTCGTCGAAAGAAGATCgaccttccttttctttttttctcgcttGACGAGGATGTCAccttggaaaaagaagaaaagacgagaaagaaagaagaacaaGTTTTATACAAAGAAGCTACATGGAAGCATTCGGTCGATAGTAGATCGAAAGGAGATGTTAAAAAGACGTTCACGTTTCCTCGATGTTCTTTGACGGTATCGAGCTTTCATCGAGCCGTTAGCCGTCGCCGTACATAGTCATAAAACCGTACGAGATCGTTTTTGTCcgacgacaacgacgacgacaagGCGTCTAGATGCACGAagcgaaagaggaggaggaggaggaattgcgCACGTTTCCGCGTACAACGATGCACGCGATCGGGCTCGCGAAAGCGCAAGAGGAAAAGGCTGAGAGAGGAAAATTGTCCCGTCGATCGTGGGAGCGTTAAATTGCCGCAAAACTCCGGCAATTTCGAGCTTCGAAAACGTCCCAGCACGCGACACGTCCAACCAACCAACCACCCACCCGTCCAACTTGCTTGCCAACTCTATCGCCAGCGACAACCCGTATTAATGTCTCCGCTGATGCGGGGCAAACGTTGATAGGTTTCGCAAACTTCCCCCCTCCCTGTTGTATACCTGCCGCCCGGAAATGGATTTTTCCTCTCGCTCGAACGATCCAACGATTAAATCATCACATTCGAAAGAAATACGCGGGTGATGAGGATGAAAGAGCCAGCCGGGGAGGAAGATGCACGGCAACTTTCTCGATATTACGATTAAATAGCGAACGACTTTTCGAGTTTCCCGACCGCGGCCCGAACAGAAACGACGAAACTTGGATGGAAACACGCGAAATTCAAGACTTCTCTCCTCGAACCTCGTtaacctcccctcccctcgttcTCGGCAAACGGTTCGCTAATTCTCTTCATTAACTGTTGATTTTCCCCGTGTAATTAAGCGTGATCCGATTACTCGGCGACCGATAtactcctccccctcccctcgtaTTTCGAACGACTAACTGCTATTCgatctcctccctcccctccctctctttgtGCCGAAACCGCGCTCATCAGCGGTGGCGGTGGTAAATTCCATTTTCGAATCCCAACAATTTTCGTTCCGTCCAATGTAAATCGTCTTGGATCTCCCTCCCCCATCCATCGAATATCGCGCGTGTCAACGGAACGCGTTTCGAAATAGGCCAATTACGAACGGAATCGAACGAACCAACGAGCGAAGGAGTTTCGAGAAGTCTCGCTCTCCAACTCGTTCTCGCGTGCACGCGTCGCCCACTCCCGTTTTCGGGATAACGAGACGACGAGTTTGGAAAAAGTTTTGGTCATCCAGCCAGGCGAAACGAACTGCCTTCGTTACCGgaggatagagagagagggagaaagagaaagagagagcgacACGAGGCAACTTCGAAACTCGTAGGAATAGGTCGGTGCTACCTGGCCAATGGCAgcttctctctcccctctccttctcGGTCAAATTAGATCGTAAACCAACTCGCAATCTCCAACCTCTCCGGTGGAGAGGGCTCGCGACGACCGCCCGACGTCATCGACGCGGTGGATCTCCCCGCGATCGCGAACCTCCACTTAACCCGGCTAAAGAGAAACGGAGGGAACGATGCTTGTTTCGTAAATTGGGCTCGAGTGTTCTCTCTctattcctctctctctctctctctctcttcccctgaAAAAGGAATCGAGGggaaattctttcttctctcgtccgaggggaaagaaagaaacttgcTCGTGGAAAGAACTCGTCTTCTTTAACGCTTCTCTTTCCCCTCCTTTCCTATTATTGCGTACGTGGATAGTTTCGACGGAATTAAATTTACCGATCCGCgagtatttatctttttttcccctttcctttttcttcttcgcatACCAGTCTCGATTCTTCTAAAAAAGACGAATAAAGGAATCATGACAAACTGGTTGGTTAAATTAGCGGCAAGGCTGGTGATTAAACCGACAGGGGAAACGGGCGTAAAAACAGTCGATGAATAATTTCGACGTCGCGGCATCCGTGCACGAGTGAGTGTCCCTTcgaaacatgtatatatacatatatatatatatatatgtatatatgtacataggcgcacacacacacatgtatATCCCTTGTGGAGCAGCGAAACGCAGAAGGGGGCTCTAAATGGCTTTGAAAATACTCGAGTAGCGGGATGAATAAATGCATAAGTGAATTTACATTTGCCTTCCTGCGCTCGCTTCTTCGCTCGCGTAGAGAAGCACCTCTACGTGTTCGGTCCGAGGGAAGAAGCAGTCGGATCCGTTCGTTTAAGGAGAAATCTCCTCTcgtccctcccccttccccttctCTTGCGAAAAAACAATCTCTACGAGCGGCGATCGTTACGACCACCTTTTCCTACTTTCGCGCTGGGATTAATTAaggatttttctctctctctctctctctctctttttcacaTCCCAAGAAATTGCCGGGGAATGCAAGAGGATGATTTACGGGAGGAAGAATTTCGCTTCTTACTCGAGACCCGATTCTTACCACCAGACCCATCGAATTTGCCTCGGTGTCTCGGCCAAGAATAATACACCGGGAAATCCTGTCCGACTTTTACCCGCTTTATTCcaccgaaacgaaacgaaacgaggcgAGGCGAAGCGTTTTACGATCGGCCTCGCGATCGCAAGAAACGTGGAACGTTCGGTAAAACTTAATCTCCCAAGAAGAAACTACTTGGCACCGGGTCAACGATTTTGCTTCCGAGTCAAGGGTTCCAGAGATACGAAACACCGTCCCCTCTTCCCCCCCTACGTATAAAGAAACGTCCGTTCAACGCGCGTATGGAAAccgtttttcgaaaatatctcAATTCTCGAGAATTCTTCCCTCGAAACACCACCGTCGGACTACTTGGTCGATGCGCGTGCTTTCCTGATTTCAGGGACGACTACTGGGAAAGGCGGACGCGTATTTTGGTTCCTTTCGACGGTGCAACTATCCACGGATAAGGGCGGCGAACACCGCTCCCGAAATAGTTTACGAGTGCGCCAGATACTCCAGGTacgtattcaaatttttcgcaCGAGATCTCGCAAACTTCAAGAACAAGTCGTCGCTGTCCTCGAGGCTTTTTTTCGAGCCGAAATACGAGGAAAACTTCCTTTATTAAACCGCTTTATTAATCgagctaataaaaaaattcgtccTCGCTCGGCCAACGGTTTCTCACTCTAGGCGCGTTTGCCTATTCTTCGCATTGATCGTGCAACGCTGCGATTGAAAACATAATTCCCCCGGCAGATACGTAACGCTGCCCTGTATTTCGGGACGAATTTATCCCGAACCAATAGGTCGCCGTCGTTACACCGTCGATgctggaaatttttttccaacgtcctttcgttgttttttttttttttttcacaattgcaTCAATCGTACAACggcgtagaaaaaaaaaaaaggaaaaaagctaATTACAGATCGCTGCCATTTCAGCACGGATTACTTTCCGTTTATCCGATCGGAGATTGAATGGCATCAAATGGTGAATCGCGCTAGTTTTTTCGAAACTATGTGTATATCGAGATGGatgaaagggaaagagagagagaaagagagagtgagaTTGCGATTCGAGCGAGATATCTGCGTCCGAGGTTGAAATTTCGAATCCAAACTCGTTAATTAAATGTAGCGAGAAGGGGGGGGGGGatgagaggaggggaggaggaaaaagttGGTCCGGTTTCGCGTTCTGACGCGTTTTTTCACGCGGTGTTTACATTTTATCGGAAAAGCTTCCCGTTTCAACCCCCCCCCCCATCCTCCCCTCGGTTTCAATTCAATCGGAATATCCGCCGCACCACGTTCAACCGGCATTAACGGGGACGACCTTAATGCAATCGTACGTACATCCGGTGTATTTGTGGCACGATATGGGAGGGCTTTCGATTTCGGGCGGAGTTtcacagattttttttaagggaAATCCTTTAtcgttcatatttaattaccaATAATTCGAAGCTAcgcgatcgaaaaaaattatcaccgATTGGTGAAAATCCGGCGATCGACGATCCCAATTAagcggaggaggggagggatgaAGAGGGACGAGAGGGGGGGGGGGCGGTAACTCCAGCGATTCAGTTTTAGCTTTAAATCAAAGTTACGCCCGGCGGTGCTCGGCCCGTTAATTTACAAcgcgaaattcaattttctcggaATTTTGTCAACAATACAGTTTAACGAGAATGCGGTGGTGCGCTACAATAGAGGCGACATTTGATTTTAGCTTCTGGGACATTCCGAGCGGTTGGTGGCAGGCGAGCACGGTCACCATGGGGATCGGGGTCGCGATCGCGGTGATCGGCGCCCTCACCCTGCTCGCGGCCGCCTCCACCTTCCTCCCGCACATCCTCAAAACTCCGAGGCACACCAGGGTGCTCGGCTCTCTCCAGTTGCTCGCCGGTAAGTACGATTTAATCTATCTCGCCCCCTCCAAGCATCGAACGGAGGACGAGTTTACGGCAACCGAGGGATTTCTCCCTGACGCCTGTAACCAAATATCACCGTGTTGGAAGAAACGAAAGGGAGAAACGACGTGAGGCAATAATCGTAGATCCAGAGACGTCTACGTTCTTTGCCTCTACGGAAAAAAGAGAACGCGTGGCAACGCCCTCGTAATGGATCTCGTAATAATATGTAGATATacggtgtatatatatatatatatggttttACAATCGACGTCTCGATAATATACGAGATACGTTTAAACGGAGGATCCTCGAGATCTCCTCCGCctgatcgagagagagagagagatgcgataatattttatcgttgcGTTGCGTTTTCAAAGTTTCGAGGAGAAACTCCGTGGATaaacgaagagaaagaggagaacgTTAATAGAGGAAACCGTCTACCGTTTGAAGCAGAAGGGGAGAAAGTAAGACGGCGACGTCTCGTGCAAACAGTCGGACAAACGGATATTACTCGAATATCGTTCTTCCTCGAAACGTTGACGCGTTCCATTTTCTCTCTCGCGCGCCATTCCAATACTCATATCTCGAGTCTTGTCGTTCTCGATCTCGCGCCGATATTCAcgtcgaaaaaaggaaaaggaagaaaaatgtttagagAGGAGAATAATTCCGATCCAATTCGTCAACCGTTCCATTCCCATTTTCTCGTTACAGCAGCGATGATATGCGGCGGTCTGGTCATGTATCCGATAGGATGGGACAACAGGGAAGTGCGGGAGTCTTGCGGGAAGGGTGCTAACGTGTACAATCTCGGTGAGTATATTCCCTTTCCGCCACGCAAAATCGTTCACTTCGTTACGCGCGTTTCACTTTATGTACTTCCTTACCGACGCGGTATGGAAAAGGAAAGTTAGTTTCTTTTACAAAGCACTTTCGAATTTTCTGTCGTGATTCGAACGAGTCTtccaagaaaaagagaaaaagaagaagaggaagaaaaaaatgagatgtTTGGGGGAAGAAAATGGCGAGAATACGATGCATCTGTTGCAGGAAAGTGTTCCGTTTCATGGTCGAGCTATCTGCTGGTAGGCTCGGTGGCGCTGTTGATGCTATGCTTCGGGCTGAGCTTCTGCGCTGCGCGACACAAGCCGTCCAACCCGCACACCGATCCTCTGCGCATTTGACAATCGAGATACTCTCAATCGATTCACGCCTATGCCTCGCCGAAGACGACCACCCTCTCCTTCGTCACGGTCTGTTGAGCCGTGAGGAGggcgaggagaaggagaaggagagaagcAGCAACAGGAGGAGAAGCATCGAGAAGCGTCTCATCCGGGTACGAGCACACCGCGCACACGTCACGCGACAAACCACACACGTCGCACGAGCCACGCGTCACGCGTCACGCACGCTTCCCACCCGACTACCCGATCGTTTTACCTTATCTAAGAACGAAACTTTGCTCCTTCCACTCGTGCGCACAGCGTTGCCACGTTTCCACCATGTTTTTTCGCGACCAACTTCTCCACGGTTCTACGAGGAGAGGGGATACGCGGAATATGTGGGCGAATAGCGTAAAGCGTTGAAAACCGTGCGAGATTCTCGATCGAGCGTTCGATCCAAACGATTTTCATTTCCCTTCCGATTCctcgattattcttttttttccacgtgACGGTAACTAAAGAGTCTTCTCGATACGCTTTCGAAACTTctgctcgagagagagagagagagagaaagagaacaaAAAGAGAAACGTTTGGAACAGCAAATGTTTCGGACAGGTAACGACGTACAACAGAGTTCGTTAGCCGCAAACTTCTCTCTCTGTGATCTTTGCGACTCTAGAAACTAGCATCTCGTCGTTTCGGTACTTCTCTTTgactccctcctcccttcacCCCGCGCCTTTGCTCGAAAGACTTTGCTAAAAACTTTCTCTCGTTCGTGGTTCGGAAAGCGCGTATACgtataaagaatttcaaagatttcGTTCAAAGCGACGAAACGTTTAAAAAGCCACGTCGatttttctcctccctctAATTTGCACACGAGGCGCGCAAAAAATggagagaaaggggagggaTTTTTCTCGCGAAAAATGCGGATTGTCGGATTATTACGTCGAGCGATCGATCGAAGATCGAACCCCCGCGTTACGGGATTTCTTGGAGAAAACAACGGAATCcattatgaagaaaatatgcCCCTTCTtgctcctttcttccttcctttttttctttcgcgcAATTGTTGTTATTAAACCGAGAACGATTCCTCGAGGGAGAAGCGGCTTAAACGAATGGTAATTTAAATGGTAATCGCGCCAAGTTGGATTTAAAACTCGCGCGTTTGCAACGTTGTCGTTCCAACACcgcgatgaaaattattacgcgcctccccttcttctttctaCTAGCGAGAATATGTTCTTCGAACTAGATCGAGGCGAGAatcccaattttttttttttaaatctgatCGATCTCCCTGGAAACAAGGAGGGCGAGGATCGATTTCGAGGCATCGGATTTCCGCGAGCAGGAAGCGCGACTGGTTTGGTATCGGTGTAAAGCCACCACCGATGGAGTTCCATTAAGGGAGGAACGAGCGCGACTTTGCTTCCTTTTCCATCCTTTTCGATGGccctggagagagagaggggggaaataGCCCCGAATATCCCGGGGCGAGTGGTTATCGACGAAAGTCGGGATGAAACAAAGTTGG encodes the following:
- the LOC108004221 gene encoding LHFPL tetraspan subfamily member 6 protein isoform X2, whose protein sequence is MTVLCALWATLSTVASILACSGFYLPYWIQGRLLGKADAYFGSFRRCNYPRIRAANTAPEIVYECARYSSFWDIPSGWWQASTVTMGIGVAIAVIGALTLLAAASTFLPHILKTPRHTRVLGSLQLLAAMICGGLVMYPIGWDNREVRESCGKGANVYNLGKCSVSWSSYLLVGSVALLMLCFGLSFCAARHKPSNPHTDPLRI
- the LOC108004221 gene encoding LHFPL tetraspan subfamily member 6 protein isoform X1, which translates into the protein MTVLCALWATLSTVASILACSGFYLPYWIQGRLLGKADAYFGSFRRCNYPRIRAANTAPEIVYECARYSSFWDIPSGWWQASTVTMGIGVAIAVIGALTLLAAASTFLPHILKTPRHTRVLGSLQLLAAAMICGGLVMYPIGWDNREVRESCGKGANVYNLGKCSVSWSSYLLVGSVALLMLCFGLSFCAARHKPSNPHTDPLRI